The following coding sequences lie in one Spinacia oleracea cultivar Varoflay chromosome 1, BTI_SOV_V1, whole genome shotgun sequence genomic window:
- the LOC110803885 gene encoding glutamine--fructose-6-phosphate aminotransferase [isomerizing] 1 isoform X2 codes for MCGIFAYLNFNVNRERRYILEVLFNGLRRLEYRGYDSAGVSIDSSLSSDLSILSPPPLVFRQEGNIESLVKSVYQDVAATELNLEESFSVHAGIAHTRWATHGEPAPRNSHPQTSGPENEFVVVHNGVITNYQVLKETLLRHGFTFESDTDTEVIPKLAKYVFDKANEGEENTISFSDVVLEVMRHLDGAYALIFKSRHYPNELIACKRGGPLLLGVKELTEDVITGASFPDFKILSNGQPKELFLSSDPNALVEHTKKVLVIEDGEVVHIKDGGVTILKFDNEKGKSSGAICRPSSVQRALSILEMEVEQINKGKYKHYMQKEIHEQPESLRTTMRGRLIRGGSCKAKSVLLGGIKDHLKTIRRSRRILFIGCGTSYNAALAARPILEELSGVPVTMEIASDLVDRQGPIYREDTAVFVSQSGETADTLQALEYALENGALCVGITNTVGSAIARTTHCGVHINAGAEIGVASTKAYTSQIAVMAMLALAIGDDTISNQGRREAIIDGLFELPSRVKEVLQLDHDMEELAQQLIDEQSLLVFGRGYNYATALEGALKVKEVSLMHSEGILAGEMKHGPLALVDENLPIVVIATRDGCFSKQQSVIQQLHARKGRLIVMCSKGDAASVCLGGSCRVIEVPQVSDCLQPVINIIPLQLLAYHLTVLRGFNVDQPRNLAKSVTTQ; via the exons ATGTGTGGAATTTTTGCATACTTGAACTTCAATGTCAACAGAGAACGCCGTTACATTCTCGAAGTTCTCTTCAATGGCTTACGCCGTTTGGAGTATCGAGGTTACGATTCCGCTGGAGTTTCAATTGATTCTTCTCTTTCCTCTGATCTctccattctctctcctcctccccttGTTTTTCGCCAGGAGGGTAACATTGAATCCCTCGTTAAATCCGTCTATCAAG ATGTTGCAGCCACAGAATTGAACCTAGAGGAGTCATTTTCTGTTCATGCTGGAATAGCCCACACTCGATGGGCGACACATGGTGAGCCTGCACCAAGAAATAGTCATCCACAGACCTCTGGTCCTGAAAATGAGTTTGTGGTTGTACATAATGGAGTTATTACTAACTATCAG GTATTAAAAGAAACTCTACTTCGACATGGTTTCACATTTGAATCTGATACTGATACTGAAGTAATACCGAAGCTTGCTAAGTATGTTTTTGACAAAGCAAATGAAGGAGAAG AGAACACAATCTCATTCAGTGATGTTGTCCTGGAGGTTATGCGGCATCTTGATGGAGCATATGCACTTATTTTTAAAAGCAGACATTATCCAAATGAGTTGATTGCTTGCAAACGTGGTGGCCCACTGCTTCTTGGTGTCAAA GAACTAACAGAAGATGTGATTACTGGAGCATCATTTCCTGACTTCAAAATTTTGAGCAACGGGCAGCCAAAAGAACTTTTTCTTTCAAGTGATCCTAACGCTCTTGTTGAGCACACGAAGAAGGTTTTGGTCATTGAGGATGGTGAAGTAGTTCATATAAAG GACGGAGGGGTGACTATTCTCAAGTTTGACAATGAGAAAGGAAAGAGTAGTGGCGCTATATGCCGCCCTTCTTCTGTGCAACGAGCACTATCCATTCTTGAGATGGAAGTTGAACAAATTAACAAAGGAAAATATAAACATTATATGCAAAAGGAGATTCATGAACAACCAGAGTCCTTGAGAACAACAATGAGGGGAAGGCTTATTCGTGGAGGTTCTTGCAAAGCCAAATCTGTCCTGTTGGGTGGAATCAAAGACCATCTAAAAACTATCAGGCGAAGCAGGcgtattctttttattggatGTGGTACAAGTTACAATGCTGCTCTAGCCGCTAGACCCATTTTGGAAGAACTTTCTG GGGTTCCTGTTACAATGGAAATTGCTAGTGATTTGGTTGACAGGCAGGGACCTATATATAGGGAAGATACAGCTGTCTTTGTTAGTCAGTCTGGTGAAACTGCTGATACCTTGCAAGCTCTGGAATATGCTTTAGAAAATGGGGCTCTGTGTGTTGGTATAACTAATACAGTTGGGAGTGCAATTGCCAGAACCACGCATTGTGGTGTGCATATAAATGCTGGGGCTGAAATTGGTGTGGCAAGTACTAAG GCATACACAAGTCAAATTGCTGTGATGGCTATGTTAGCTCTAGCAATTGGTGACGATACTATCTCTAATCAAGGCAGAAGAGAAGCCATAATCGATGGTTTATTTGAACTCCCAA GTCGGGTAAAAGAGGTGCTTCAACTTGACCATGATATGGAGGAACTTGCTCAACAACTAATTGATGAGCAATCACTTCTTGTTTTTGGAAGAGGTTACAACTATGCAACCGCTTTAGAAGGTGCTTTGAAAGTGAAGGAGGTCTCTCTGATGCACAGTGAAGGAATACTTGCTGGTGAAATGAAACATGGTCCATTGGCTCTTGTTGACGAAAACCTTCCTATCGTCGTGATTGCTACTCGTGATGGTTGCTTCAG CAAGCAACAGTCAGTAATTCAGCAACTTCATGCTCGTAAAGGGCGTCTAATTGTGATGTGTTCAAAAGGTGACGCAGCATCTGTCTGCCTAGGTGGCTCATGTCGTGTAATTGAAGTTCCCCAGGTTTCAGACTGCCTTCAGCCTGTGATTAACATAATTCCATTACAG CTATTAGCTTATCACCTGACAGTATTGCGAGGCTTCAACGTTGATCAACCTAGAAATTTGGCGAAAAGTGTGACGACGCAGTAG
- the LOC110803885 gene encoding glutamine--fructose-6-phosphate aminotransferase [isomerizing] 1 isoform X1 encodes MCGIFAYLNFNVNRERRYILEVLFNGLRRLEYRGYDSAGVSIDSSLSSDLSILSPPPLVFRQEGNIESLVKSVYQDVAATELNLEESFSVHAGIAHTRWATHGEPAPRNSHPQTSGPENEFVVVHNGVITNYQVLKETLLRHGFTFESDTDTEVIPKLAKYVFDKANEGEAENTISFSDVVLEVMRHLDGAYALIFKSRHYPNELIACKRGGPLLLGVKELTEDVITGASFPDFKILSNGQPKELFLSSDPNALVEHTKKVLVIEDGEVVHIKDGGVTILKFDNEKGKSSGAICRPSSVQRALSILEMEVEQINKGKYKHYMQKEIHEQPESLRTTMRGRLIRGGSCKAKSVLLGGIKDHLKTIRRSRRILFIGCGTSYNAALAARPILEELSGVPVTMEIASDLVDRQGPIYREDTAVFVSQSGETADTLQALEYALENGALCVGITNTVGSAIARTTHCGVHINAGAEIGVASTKAYTSQIAVMAMLALAIGDDTISNQGRREAIIDGLFELPSRVKEVLQLDHDMEELAQQLIDEQSLLVFGRGYNYATALEGALKVKEVSLMHSEGILAGEMKHGPLALVDENLPIVVIATRDGCFSKQQSVIQQLHARKGRLIVMCSKGDAASVCLGGSCRVIEVPQVSDCLQPVINIIPLQLLAYHLTVLRGFNVDQPRNLAKSVTTQ; translated from the exons ATGTGTGGAATTTTTGCATACTTGAACTTCAATGTCAACAGAGAACGCCGTTACATTCTCGAAGTTCTCTTCAATGGCTTACGCCGTTTGGAGTATCGAGGTTACGATTCCGCTGGAGTTTCAATTGATTCTTCTCTTTCCTCTGATCTctccattctctctcctcctccccttGTTTTTCGCCAGGAGGGTAACATTGAATCCCTCGTTAAATCCGTCTATCAAG ATGTTGCAGCCACAGAATTGAACCTAGAGGAGTCATTTTCTGTTCATGCTGGAATAGCCCACACTCGATGGGCGACACATGGTGAGCCTGCACCAAGAAATAGTCATCCACAGACCTCTGGTCCTGAAAATGAGTTTGTGGTTGTACATAATGGAGTTATTACTAACTATCAG GTATTAAAAGAAACTCTACTTCGACATGGTTTCACATTTGAATCTGATACTGATACTGAAGTAATACCGAAGCTTGCTAAGTATGTTTTTGACAAAGCAAATGAAGGAGAAG CAGAGAACACAATCTCATTCAGTGATGTTGTCCTGGAGGTTATGCGGCATCTTGATGGAGCATATGCACTTATTTTTAAAAGCAGACATTATCCAAATGAGTTGATTGCTTGCAAACGTGGTGGCCCACTGCTTCTTGGTGTCAAA GAACTAACAGAAGATGTGATTACTGGAGCATCATTTCCTGACTTCAAAATTTTGAGCAACGGGCAGCCAAAAGAACTTTTTCTTTCAAGTGATCCTAACGCTCTTGTTGAGCACACGAAGAAGGTTTTGGTCATTGAGGATGGTGAAGTAGTTCATATAAAG GACGGAGGGGTGACTATTCTCAAGTTTGACAATGAGAAAGGAAAGAGTAGTGGCGCTATATGCCGCCCTTCTTCTGTGCAACGAGCACTATCCATTCTTGAGATGGAAGTTGAACAAATTAACAAAGGAAAATATAAACATTATATGCAAAAGGAGATTCATGAACAACCAGAGTCCTTGAGAACAACAATGAGGGGAAGGCTTATTCGTGGAGGTTCTTGCAAAGCCAAATCTGTCCTGTTGGGTGGAATCAAAGACCATCTAAAAACTATCAGGCGAAGCAGGcgtattctttttattggatGTGGTACAAGTTACAATGCTGCTCTAGCCGCTAGACCCATTTTGGAAGAACTTTCTG GGGTTCCTGTTACAATGGAAATTGCTAGTGATTTGGTTGACAGGCAGGGACCTATATATAGGGAAGATACAGCTGTCTTTGTTAGTCAGTCTGGTGAAACTGCTGATACCTTGCAAGCTCTGGAATATGCTTTAGAAAATGGGGCTCTGTGTGTTGGTATAACTAATACAGTTGGGAGTGCAATTGCCAGAACCACGCATTGTGGTGTGCATATAAATGCTGGGGCTGAAATTGGTGTGGCAAGTACTAAG GCATACACAAGTCAAATTGCTGTGATGGCTATGTTAGCTCTAGCAATTGGTGACGATACTATCTCTAATCAAGGCAGAAGAGAAGCCATAATCGATGGTTTATTTGAACTCCCAA GTCGGGTAAAAGAGGTGCTTCAACTTGACCATGATATGGAGGAACTTGCTCAACAACTAATTGATGAGCAATCACTTCTTGTTTTTGGAAGAGGTTACAACTATGCAACCGCTTTAGAAGGTGCTTTGAAAGTGAAGGAGGTCTCTCTGATGCACAGTGAAGGAATACTTGCTGGTGAAATGAAACATGGTCCATTGGCTCTTGTTGACGAAAACCTTCCTATCGTCGTGATTGCTACTCGTGATGGTTGCTTCAG CAAGCAACAGTCAGTAATTCAGCAACTTCATGCTCGTAAAGGGCGTCTAATTGTGATGTGTTCAAAAGGTGACGCAGCATCTGTCTGCCTAGGTGGCTCATGTCGTGTAATTGAAGTTCCCCAGGTTTCAGACTGCCTTCAGCCTGTGATTAACATAATTCCATTACAG CTATTAGCTTATCACCTGACAGTATTGCGAGGCTTCAACGTTGATCAACCTAGAAATTTGGCGAAAAGTGTGACGACGCAGTAG